GCGTTTCCCTATGGAAAGCACCTCCCCATCAGTTATCGGATGAGCATTAAACGGACCGTTTATAATCTTTTTTAGATACAGGCATGCTGCCTTTGATGCATATATGACGGCATCCGGATACTGCTTTAAAAGATCCTTGATACAGCCTGAGTGGTCAAGCTCGGTATGATTCACTATGATATAATCAACTTTTCTTTGACCTATCACATCTTTTATCTTTTGCAAATGTTCGTCAGAATAACCTTCCTTTACGGAATCAATTACAGCTACCTTTTCATCATCAATAAGATATGAATTATATGTCGTACCCTTTTTAGTATTCACAATTATATCAAAAACCCTGAGCTCAGGATTTTTTACCCCTACCCAGTATATTCCATCCTTTACGATAATGGATTTCATCTTATCACTTCCGTTTAAATATTGTAAATTATTTTATTTGTTCTGGGCTTTTACAAACTCCCCAAATTTTTTATCAAGCTTTCCTATATGATTGATAAGCCAATCAACAACCTTTTTATTGAATTTAATTATAAATCCCAGAGTCGGCCCGTTTTTATCGAACTCACTCTTTAGGTCATTTACTTCGTTTAAAAACTGCTCATGTATTTTTGCATGCATGGGATATTCAGGATAATTGTACTTTCTTTGATATTGTTCTTCATTTTGAAAATGTGTATGTACATAATCGCAAAGATAATCCAAAGTATGTCCAATTTCCTGTTTGCCTAATTTAGCATTACAAGCATTAAACAGATCATCTATTCTCTTAAACAATTCCTTATGCTGGTTATCGATATCTTCAATACCAACTTCCAGATTCTTCGTCCACTTTATAGACAAGACCCCATTCTCCCCTTCAACTAACTTTATTAATTTCTGCATATAATAACAATATATAACACTTTTT
Above is a window of Clostridiales bacterium DNA encoding:
- a CDS encoding bacteriohemerythrin, which gives rise to MSIKWTKNLEVGIEDIDNQHKELFKRIDDLFNACNAKLGKQEIGHTLDYLCDYVHTHFQNEEQYQRKYNYPEYPMHAKIHEQFLNEVNDLKSEFDKNGPTLGFIIKFNKKVVDWLINHIGKLDKKFGEFVKAQNK